Part of the Devosia sp. SL43 genome, CTCCTGTCCCAGTTGCCCAAGCTGATCGACCGCCACATCGTCAAGCGCATCTACTGCATCGGCGATACCCTGCATGTCGATCTGCGCAGCTTTCCGGGCTTTCCGCGCGGCTTCACATGCCCGCTTCGCGATGCGTACGCATGGCAGCGCATTCAGAAATGGCGCGGCGCGCTGCTCGTCTTCCACTACCAGGGCAAACGCTACGTCGCGCCCCTGACTGCTGACGACAATGTCGACGCCTATGCCCTGTCAGAAGCCTATGCCGAACTCGCCTTGACCTTCGGCATCAAACGCCCCGCGATAGCCTGACACCTTAGGACTTGATCTTGCTCGGCTGCACCGTCTTCCAGCTCATATAGTCGCTCGCCGTACAGCCATAGGGCGCATTGCTGTCGCCGAAGCGCGCCTCGAGCTGAGTGCACCCCCACAGGTTGATCGCCTCGGGCATGATGTTGTTGATCTCCATACCCACCGAGTCGAACGCGTCAGGCCCGCTGGTGACGTAGTAGAGCCAATACCCCACCGCGCCGATCAGCATCAGCAGCAGAACGCCCAAGCCACCCAGGACACCGCGCCAGATATTGGGGCCGCCCTTGCCCTTGCTTTCGACCACCTCGGGCGCTCTCTGCTGCGCATCGAGCGTGGCATAGACAGCGTCGCGCTCCCGCTCCGTCAGGTCGATCCGTTCCAGGGCGCGATCGAGCAGCACCGGGACATTGCAATGTTCCGACACCACCGCGACGCCGACCGTCCTGCCATCCGAGCTCACCGCCATCAGCGGTTCCTGCCCGCGGCCAAGCCGTGTCCGCGTCGTCCGGCGCGACTTGGGTCCCTTGTTGTGGTCGACATAGCTGACATAGCCGTTGCGCTGCTCGATCACCTCCACCGGCACCACTGTGAGCCGACCAGGCGTGGCGACCGCACGATTGGCCGCCATTGCTTTGAGCCCCGCCACGATCATGCCGATCGTACCGCCGCCAAACAGCAGCATTAACAGTGCGAAGACAATCAGCCGGTTCCACAGCATGTCGAGCCCCAGGCTGATCGTGGCCAGCTCAGGTTTGTCGCGCGACACCACCACCTCGACCTCATAGTCACCGCTGGAAAAATCGACAAAGGCCAATGACACGTCAGCCTCATAGGCTTGCCCGTTATAGTCGTAGACCAGGTGGGCCTCGCAGTCGGTCAGTCCGCGACGCGTCGAGCATTCGCCATCCAGCACCTGCCCATTGGGCAGATGCTGCGGGTTCTGGCTGATCTGCCAATCCCGCCACAGCCCCGGCCCTTGCCACCATGCACAGAAGCCGAACAGGGCGGACATGACCACCACCGTGAACAAAAACGCGGCCGGCAACGAGAATGGCTTGGGTGCAAGCTGGAGCGATCGATTGGGCAAAGTAAGATCAAGGGAAGACATCAGAACAGCTCTATCGAAAACAGGATAAGGGCAATCACAGGCATGTGACCGCCTTATCTAACGCTAGCCCAGCCCTGTCAAAATCAGATGTCGTGCTTGGGCGGATATGAGTGTTCACCACCCTGCCAGTCGCGCACGGTAAAGCACCCGTCGCCACCAACAATCGACGCCGCCCCGATATCGGCCTTGCCATGCCCACCAGGAATGTCCAGCACATAGGTCGGCTGCGCCAGGCCAGAAATACGTCCGCGCAGTGCCGTCACCAGTGCCTGCCCTTCCGCGATACCAACGCGGAAATGGCTGGTTCCCGGCGCCAGGTCGAGATGATGCAGGTAGTAGGGCTTCACCCGATTCTCGACGAAAGCCTTCATCAGCGCTGCCAGCGTTTCGACATCGTCATTGACGCCCCGGAGCAGCACTGATTGGCTGATCAGGGCAATCCCACCATCCACCAGTCGCCCGATCGCTGCGCGTGCATCCTGCGAGAATTCGCGCGGATGGTTGGCATGAACTGCCAGATAGGTCGTCTTGCCGCTGGCCTTCAGTGCCGCAATCATCGCCGCGTCGATCCGCTCCGGCTCCACCACAGGCACGCGGGTGTGAAACCGAACGATCTTGACGTGTTCGATGGCGGCCAGCCGCTCCATGAGCTCACGCAACCGCCTTGGCGACAGCACCAGCGGATCACCGCCTGTCAGGATAACTTCCCAGATTTTCGGATGCTCGGCGACATAGCCCACCGCCGCATCCAGTTCCGGTCCCGTCAGCGTCCCCAGCCCCTGCGGCCCCACCATTTCGCGGCGGAAGCAGAACCGGCAGTAGACCGGACACACATGCACCGCCTTGAGCAGCACCCGGTCCGGATAGCGATGGACGATCCCCTCCACCGGCGAATGCGTCAGGTCGCCGATCGGGTCGGCACGCTCGTCCGGGGTGGTGATCAGTTCGCGCGTGCTGGGCACAAATTGTCGGGCGATGGGGTCGGTCGGATCGTCGGCATCGATGAGCGCAGCCACGGCCGGCGTAATGCCGATGGCATATTTCGCGGCCACGGCATCAAGTCCCGTCGCATCCGCGACCAGACCAGCGTCTACTAAGTCCCTGGCGGTCTTTATGAGCACTAAGTCCCCCACCCACCGATCGTCACCCTCGGGCTTGACCCGAGGGCACTGCACTTAACAATCGTCAGGCAAGTATAGTGCCCTCGGGTCAAGCCCGAGGGTGACGGCTGATGGTGCGGTGACGAAAGAAGACTCATTCCGCCACCGGCGCCCATAGCACCGCCTCGATCCGCGGCGCCGCCGTCGCCAGCATCACCAGCCGGTCAAACCCCAGTGCCACCCCGCTCGCCTCCGGCATCAATGCCAGCGCCGCCAAAAAGTCCTCATCAACAGGATAGCGCTCGCCATAGAGGCGCTCCTTCTC contains:
- a CDS encoding lysine-2,3-aminomutase-like protein, translating into MLIKTARDLVDAGLVADATGLDAVAAKYAIGITPAVAALIDADDPTDPIARQFVPSTRELITTPDERADPIGDLTHSPVEGIVHRYPDRVLLKAVHVCPVYCRFCFRREMVGPQGLGTLTGPELDAAVGYVAEHPKIWEVILTGGDPLVLSPRRLRELMERLAAIEHVKIVRFHTRVPVVEPERIDAAMIAALKASGKTTYLAVHANHPREFSQDARAAIGRLVDGGIALISQSVLLRGVNDDVETLAALMKAFVENRVKPYYLHHLDLAPGTSHFRVGIAEGQALVTALRGRISGLAQPTYVLDIPGGHGKADIGAASIVGGDGCFTVRDWQGGEHSYPPKHDI